The segment GGACGCGACAGCCATTTTGCCGCAAGTGACCTGGGGTACATCGCCTGAAATGGTCACCACCATCAATGGCAAGGTGCCGGACCCAGCCAATGAAGCGGATCTGGTCAAGCGTGGCAGTATTGAGCGCGCGCTGAAGTATATGGGGTTGACGGCCAATACGCCGATTGATCAGATCCCGGTCGACAAGGTGTTCATCGGTTCCTGTACCAATTCCCGGATCGAGGATCTGCGTGAAGCGGCCAACATTGCCCGTGGTCGCAAGAAGGCGGATAACGTCAAGCTGGTGCTGATCGTGCCGGGTTCCGGTTTGGTCAAGGCGCAGGCAGAGGCAGAAGGCTTGCATCAGGTGTTTATCGAAGCGGGCTTCGAATGGCGCGAGCCGGGTTGTTCAATGTGCTTGGCCATGAATGCAGACAGACTGGAGCCAGGTGAGCGTTGTGCGTCAACCTCAAATCGTAATTTTGAAGGGCGGCAAGGGCAGGGTGGGCGTACTCATCTGGTCAGCCCGGCCATGGCTGCGGCTGCGGCCATTGCCGGCCACTTTGTCGATGTGCGCCAGTTTGCATAAGGGTGACCATCATGAAACGTATTCTCATGGCGATCTCGGCGGCGTTGGTCGTGCTGGCGCTGGGCGCCTGCAACACTGTGCACGGTTTCGGCAAGGATGTCGAAAAAGTCGGTGAAAAGATCAGCAACGCAGCCAACAAGTAAGCGAACAGCATGCAAAAATTTACTGTAATGAATGGGCTGGTATGCCCGCTGGATCGTGCCAACGTCGATACCGACGCGATCATTCCCAAACAGTTCCTGAAGTCGATCAAACGTGCCGGCTTCGGCCCCAACCTGTTTGACGAGTGGCGTTATTTGGACCATGGCGAACCGGGGATGGATAACAGCGTGCGGCCATTGAATCCGGATTTTGTCCTGAATTTCCCTCGTTATCATGGGGCGCAGGTATTGTTGGCACGAGAGAACTTCGGCTGTGGCAGCTCTCGCGAGCATGCTCCATGGGCGTTGGAGGACTATGGCTTCCGTGTGGTGATTGCGCCCAGTTTTGCCGATATCTTCTTCAACAACTGCTATAAGAATGGCGTGTTGCCAATCGTGTTGCCGGCTGGTGTGGTTGATCAGTTGTTCAGGGAGTGTGAGGCCGCCGAAGGATATCGCCTTGCCGTCGACTTGGCGGCACAGACGGTTACAACGCCATCGGGCGCTGCATTCAGTTTTGATATCACTGGCCATCGCAAACACTGCATGTTGAACGGTCTGGATGAAATTGGACTGACGCTACAGCATGCCGACAAGATTCGTGCCTTCGAAGCGGCACGACGTCAACAGCAGCCTTGGTTGTTTTCGTAAAAACTAGGCATGATGAACCGCCGGTACCAGACGGCTCGTTTTTTCAAGCGACACTGGTTGCTGGCTTTTTTCACGACAGCCTTGGCTTTTTTGGGGTTCGGGTTGGCGTCATACAACCTGATTACCTTGCTACAGGCCAATCTGGTACTGATTGCCGAGCATGGCTGGCAGGCGCTCCGGGACGGGGCGCTGGCGCAACTGATCGAGCTGGTCTCGTCCGGTTTGGGTGCCTTGGCATGTTATCTGATCTTCAAAGCGGGCGAAAAACTGCTCGTCGAAAAACTGACTGGCAACGATTCTTAACGTAAGGCACAACATGAAAATTGCGGTTCTCCCTGGTGATGGCATTGGCCCTGAAATCGTCGCACAAGCGGTACGTGTGTTGGAGCGTTTGAGAGTTGATGGCTTGGCCGTTGAATTGGAACAAGCACCGATTGGCGGTGCTGGCTATGATGCGTTTGGCGATCCGCTACCGGACTCGACGTTGGCATTGGCACGTGCAGCAGATGCTGTGCTGCTGGGGGCAGTGGGTGGCCCGCAATATGACAAGCTGGATCGTCCATTGCGTCCAGAACGTGGGCTGTTGCGGATTCGCAAGGAGCTGAACCTGTTTGCCAATCTGCGTCCGGCCATGTTGTATCCTGAATTGGCGGGTGCGTCGACATTGCGCCCGGAAGTGGTGTCCGGCCTGGATATCATGATCGTCCGCGAATTGACGGGCGACATCTACTTTGGCCAGCCACGTGGTATTCATGTCAATGAACAAGGTGAGCGCGAAGGTTTCAATACCATGCGCTACAGCG is part of the Chitinivorax sp. B genome and harbors:
- a CDS encoding entericidin A/B family lipoprotein produces the protein MKRILMAISAALVVLALGACNTVHGFGKDVEKVGEKISNAANK
- the leuD gene encoding 3-isopropylmalate dehydratase small subunit — its product is MQKFTVMNGLVCPLDRANVDTDAIIPKQFLKSIKRAGFGPNLFDEWRYLDHGEPGMDNSVRPLNPDFVLNFPRYHGAQVLLARENFGCGSSREHAPWALEDYGFRVVIAPSFADIFFNNCYKNGVLPIVLPAGVVDQLFRECEAAEGYRLAVDLAAQTVTTPSGAAFSFDITGHRKHCMLNGLDEIGLTLQHADKIRAFEAARRQQQPWLFS